The following proteins are encoded in a genomic region of Deltaproteobacteria bacterium:
- a CDS encoding ABC transporter ATP-binding protein, whose amino-acid sequence MSPSIISARQIVKNFGGLAAVDRVDFEIRSGVCFGFLGPNGAGKTTLMRMIDAASPRSGGDLLVFGEDPEKKAREIKKRIGVVPQEDSLDPDLTVIQNLLMYGRYFDLSSRLSQKRAGELLQFFQLEEKRKAPIDKLSGGMKRRLLIARALINEPELLILDEPTTGLDPQARHAIWDKLRELKGQGVTLILTTHYMEEASELCDRLVIMDHGKIIQEGSPSALIQNQGVENLEQVFLKLTGRDLRE is encoded by the coding sequence GTCGACCGGGTTGACTTCGAGATCCGCAGTGGAGTCTGTTTTGGTTTTCTGGGCCCGAACGGGGCCGGCAAGACCACCTTGATGCGAATGATTGATGCCGCCTCGCCACGGAGTGGCGGGGATCTCCTGGTTTTTGGCGAAGACCCGGAGAAAAAGGCAAGAGAGATCAAAAAACGGATCGGTGTGGTCCCTCAAGAGGACAGCCTTGATCCGGACCTGACCGTCATTCAAAATCTTCTCATGTACGGGCGCTACTTTGACCTCTCCTCCCGTTTGTCTCAGAAACGGGCCGGGGAGCTTCTCCAATTTTTTCAGTTGGAGGAAAAGCGAAAGGCCCCAATTGACAAACTCTCCGGCGGGATGAAGCGGCGCCTTTTGATCGCCCGGGCGTTGATCAACGAACCGGAACTCCTTATCTTGGACGAACCGACGACCGGCCTCGACCCGCAGGCGCGTCACGCCATCTGGGACAAACTCAGAGAACTCAAGGGCCAGGGGGTGACGCTGATCCTCACCACCCACTATATGGAAGAGGCGTCAGAGCTCTGCGACCGTTTGGTGATTATGGATCATGGCAAGATTATTCAGGAAGGGTCTCCCTCGGCCCTCATCCAAAACCAGGGGGTTGAAAATTTAGAACAGGTTTTCTTGAAACTGACCGGGAGGGACTTAAGGGAATGA
- a CDS encoding ABC transporter permease, which produces MNLGRRLFKVWLRDLIVWSKYWHTSLVGALGEPVLYFVGIGYGLGSFIPPIEGIPYVQYLAPALIASSVMNSASFETTFSSFTRMEKQKTYASIAATPISMEEVVAGEILWGATKACLAGLVMLIAMVVAGLITPLGALWIAPVMGITAVLFSGLGMLATSYAPDYDFFTYYFTLFLEPMFLFSGTFFPLSGMPVFLQKIVWILPLTPAVHLCRTLAQKGFDWNLLLPFSWILLLALFFCWFAIRRMVKRLVV; this is translated from the coding sequence ATGAATCTGGGGAGACGTCTCTTCAAGGTTTGGCTCCGCGACTTAATCGTCTGGTCCAAATACTGGCACACCAGTCTCGTTGGGGCGTTGGGGGAACCGGTTCTCTACTTTGTCGGGATCGGTTATGGTCTCGGTTCCTTTATCCCGCCGATTGAGGGGATCCCGTATGTTCAATACCTCGCCCCGGCGCTGATCGCCTCGTCGGTGATGAATAGCGCCTCCTTTGAAACCACTTTCAGTTCCTTTACCCGGATGGAGAAACAAAAGACCTATGCCTCCATTGCGGCGACACCGATCAGCATGGAAGAGGTGGTGGCGGGGGAGATCCTCTGGGGGGCGACCAAGGCCTGTCTGGCCGGGCTCGTGATGTTGATCGCGATGGTGGTCGCCGGCCTCATCACTCCCTTGGGGGCGTTGTGGATTGCCCCGGTGATGGGGATTACGGCGGTTCTTTTTTCCGGGCTCGGGATGCTCGCGACTTCCTATGCCCCGGATTATGATTTCTTTACCTATTATTTTACCCTTTTTTTAGAACCGATGTTTCTTTTCTCCGGCACTTTTTTTCCACTCTCCGGGATGCCGGTCTTTTTACAGAAGATTGTCTGGATCCTCCCGCTCACCCCCGCCGTACACCTCTGCCGGACGCTTGCCCAAAAGGGATTCGATTGGAATCTTCTCCTCCCCTTTAGCTGGATTCTCCTGCTGGCCCTGTTTTTTTGCTGGTTCGCGATCCGGCGGATGGTCAAGAGGCTGGTGGTTTAA
- a CDS encoding DUF433 domain-containing protein — protein sequence MRHDNIIQRSKELLGGTPVFAGTRVPIQNLLDYLEEGKSTTDFLEDFPTVSHEQVLNILEVAKETLVSGPHARIA from the coding sequence GTGAGGCACGATAACATTATCCAGCGTTCAAAAGAACTTTTGGGGGGGACACCCGTTTTTGCTGGCACAAGGGTTCCCATCCAGAATCTCTTAGACTATCTGGAAGAGGGTAAGTCCACCACTGATTTCTTGGAAGATTTTCCGACTGTCAGTCACGAACAGGTTCTCAATATCTTGGAAGTAGCCAAAGAAACTCTTGTGAGTGGGCCTCATGCGCGTATTGCTTGA
- a CDS encoding DUF5615 family PIN-like protein, with translation MRVLLDECLPKKLKGDLLEYHEVFTVPEMSWAGKKNGELLKLAASKFDLFLTADQNLTYQQNLESAQIGVIILVTKNNRLESFQRLMPKVRQLLQQGPVKGIVKVL, from the coding sequence ATGCGCGTATTGCTTGACGAATGTCTCCCCAAAAAATTGAAAGGCGACCTCCTAGAGTATCACGAGGTTTTCACTGTTCCTGAAATGAGTTGGGCAGGAAAGAAAAACGGCGAATTGTTGAAATTGGCCGCCTCCAAATTCGACCTGTTTCTCACGGCGGACCAAAATCTTACTTATCAGCAAAATCTGGAATCGGCACAAATTGGCGTTATCATTTTGGTCACAAAAAATAATCGTTTGGAATCCTTCCAACGTCTAATGCCCAAAGTGAGGCAACTGTTACAACAGGGTCCCGTCAAGGGTATTGTTAAGGTGCTTTGA
- a CDS encoding formyltetrahydrofolate deformylase, with product MSHPKIARIRVAGPDHKGIIAAVTGYLSQNNINIEDIDQRILEGVLVMNMVVDFKEMRTPLPHFLKGLREVARKIRMEISFHPEKEKKLKEIAILATKEPHCLEELLRQMKRGEIKGKPVMVLSNRTDLRPIAARYHVPFYYNPSLRKKEHEEKILKKLAGFDVDGIILARYMQILSPEFCFRYEGKIINVHPSLLPSFPGARAYSQAYHKGVEVTGVTAHFVTTDLDEGPIICQEAFRFDKTKTPLEEIIERGKKLEAKTLARAVKLFCNNRLVLRRGKVIDNRKLRELTEKTKGFYR from the coding sequence ATGTCTCACCCAAAGATCGCTCGCATTCGTGTTGCCGGGCCGGACCACAAAGGGATTATTGCGGCGGTCACCGGCTACCTCTCCCAAAATAATATCAACATCGAGGATATCGACCAGAGGATTTTAGAAGGGGTTCTCGTCATGAACATGGTGGTTGATTTTAAGGAGATGCGAACCCCCCTCCCCCATTTCCTGAAAGGACTCCGGGAGGTGGCCCGAAAGATCCGGATGGAGATCAGTTTTCATCCGGAAAAAGAAAAAAAATTAAAAGAGATCGCCATCCTCGCCACCAAAGAGCCTCACTGTCTGGAAGAACTCTTAAGACAGATGAAGAGGGGAGAGATCAAGGGAAAACCGGTGATGGTTCTTTCCAACCGGACCGACCTTCGACCGATCGCCGCCAGATATCACGTCCCCTTTTACTACAACCCGTCTCTCCGTAAAAAGGAACATGAGGAAAAAATTTTGAAAAAACTGGCCGGTTTTGACGTCGATGGGATCATCCTCGCCCGTTACATGCAGATCCTCTCCCCGGAGTTCTGTTTTCGTTACGAAGGGAAAATCATCAACGTCCACCCGTCGCTCCTCCCCTCTTTTCCGGGCGCACGGGCCTATTCACAGGCGTACCACAAGGGGGTGGAGGTGACCGGCGTCACCGCCCACTTTGTCACCACCGATCTCGACGAAGGACCGATCATCTGCCAGGAGGCGTTCCGGTTTGACAAGACCAAGACACCACTTGAAGAAATTATCGAACGCGGAAAAAAACTGGAGGCAAAGACCCTCGCCCGCGCAGTCAAACTGTTCTGCAACAACCGCCTCGTCCTCCGCCGCGGCAAGGTGATCGATAACCGGAAATTGCGAGAACTGACTGAAAAAACAAAGGGGTTTTACCGCTAA
- the rpsP gene encoding 30S ribosomal protein S16 produces the protein MATHIRLSRVGATKKPFYRIVVADKSFPRDGRCLEILGTYDPAKGIEKSTVNKERTQWWLSKGAKPSETVNHILRSVRS, from the coding sequence GTGGCGACACATATCCGGCTTTCGCGTGTTGGGGCAACAAAGAAACCGTTTTACAGGATCGTTGTGGCGGACAAGTCTTTTCCCCGGGACGGGCGTTGTTTGGAAATCCTTGGGACCTACGACCCGGCCAAGGGGATTGAAAAATCAACGGTCAATAAGGAACGGACCCAATGGTGGCTCTCCAAAGGGGCCAAACCTTCGGAGACGGTCAATCATATCCTTAGATCCGTTCGTTCCTAA
- the trmD gene encoding tRNA (guanosine(37)-N1)-methyltransferase TrmD has product MHSFDILTLFPSFFEGPLKVALLQKAIVSKKIGVSLHDLRSFATDRHRTMDDTPYGGGPGMLMKVEPVVAAIEKITLCQKGKKSRRLLLSPQGNLLTQSKAKELAAYDQLVLVCGRYEGVDARVVEGGWIDEEISIGDYVVMGGEAAALVLIEAVVRWIPGVVGDQGSVAKDTLSDGQLKHPQYTRPEDFRGLKVPEILLSGNHKEIENWRQRMAKEKTGKKRPDLLKK; this is encoded by the coding sequence GTGCACTCTTTCGACATACTGACCCTCTTCCCCTCGTTTTTTGAAGGACCTCTCAAGGTCGCCCTGCTCCAGAAGGCGATTGTCTCCAAAAAGATTGGCGTTTCTCTTCACGATTTGAGGTCGTTTGCGACCGATCGTCACCGTACCATGGATGATACTCCCTACGGCGGCGGTCCGGGGATGTTGATGAAGGTGGAACCGGTCGTTGCGGCGATCGAAAAAATAACCCTGTGTCAAAAAGGGAAAAAGAGTCGAAGACTCCTTCTATCCCCTCAAGGGAATCTGTTGACGCAGTCCAAGGCGAAAGAATTGGCCGCCTATGACCAGCTTGTCCTGGTTTGCGGCCGCTATGAAGGGGTCGATGCCCGGGTTGTTGAAGGAGGCTGGATTGATGAAGAGATTTCGATTGGTGATTATGTGGTGATGGGGGGAGAGGCGGCGGCGCTCGTCTTGATCGAGGCGGTGGTGCGATGGATCCCCGGGGTGGTGGGGGATCAGGGGTCGGTTGCGAAAGACACCCTCTCCGATGGCCAGTTAAAACACCCCCAGTACACACGGCCGGAAGATTTTCGGGGGCTCAAGGTTCCGGAGATTCTCCTCTCCGGGAATCACAAGGAGATTGAAAACTGGCGGCAAAGGATGGCAAAAGAAAAGACAGGTAAAAAGAGGCCGGATCTGTTAAAAAAGTAG
- a CDS encoding YceI family protein — MKIKLFFLLISVSFFAIAGEKPVRFQVVPEESSVQFSSKAPLEDFVGKTKEISGWVEGNAGQLTKVQGTFSVNPVSLKTGNRLRDKDMREFLETDQFPEIRFTLKQIGGMKLLTPGQKGGVTAEGSFDLHGIKRTETIPLEVLYDPTKQELQISSTFPILLADYQIERPQVLWVKLAEKVTVTLQLVLRP, encoded by the coding sequence ATGAAAATAAAACTATTTTTTCTTCTGATATCTGTTTCTTTTTTCGCAATAGCGGGTGAGAAGCCGGTCCGGTTTCAGGTCGTTCCCGAGGAGAGTTCCGTTCAGTTCAGTTCAAAGGCCCCGTTGGAAGATTTTGTCGGGAAGACGAAAGAGATCTCCGGTTGGGTGGAAGGGAACGCCGGGCAGTTGACCAAGGTGCAGGGCACTTTTTCCGTCAATCCAGTCAGTCTGAAGACAGGCAACCGTCTGCGTGACAAAGATATGCGTGAATTTTTGGAGACCGACCAATTCCCTGAAATCCGTTTTACCTTGAAACAGATTGGCGGGATGAAGTTGCTAACGCCGGGGCAAAAAGGGGGCGTGACTGCCGAAGGGAGCTTTGACCTGCACGGCATCAAGAGGACTGAGACTATCCCGTTGGAAGTTTTGTACGACCCGACAAAACAGGAACTGCAGATCTCTTCAACATTCCCGATCCTTTTGGCCGACTACCAGATCGAGCGTCCGCAGGTGTTATGGGTGAAGCTAGCGGAGAAGGTGACGGTGACGCTTCAGCTGGTCTTGAGACCTTAA
- the rplS gene encoding 50S ribosomal protein L19 produces the protein MNTVQKIEREGLRKDLPQFQPGDTVKVSTRVREGEKERIQVFEGVVIRIAGSGIRKSFTVRKISYGVGVERIFPLYSPTVAKLEVVSRGKVRRSKLYYLRDLSGKKARLEGEEEFAEANQAPPAATSQPEVRSA, from the coding sequence ATGAATACCGTCCAGAAGATAGAAAGAGAGGGGCTCCGCAAGGATCTGCCCCAGTTCCAGCCGGGGGATACCGTCAAGGTTTCCACCCGGGTTCGGGAAGGGGAAAAGGAGAGGATCCAGGTCTTTGAGGGGGTTGTGATCCGGATCGCCGGTAGCGGGATTCGCAAGAGTTTCACGGTTCGCAAGATCTCTTATGGTGTTGGTGTTGAGAGGATTTTCCCGCTTTATTCCCCGACCGTGGCCAAGCTGGAGGTCGTTTCGCGCGGCAAGGTTCGTCGGTCCAAGCTTTACTACTTGAGAGACCTTTCCGGCAAGAAGGCGAGACTCGAAGGGGAAGAGGAATTTGCTGAAGCTAACCAAGCTCCGCCGGCGGCTACCAGCCAGCCAGAAGTCCGGTCAGCCTAG
- a CDS encoding ribonuclease HII, with amino-acid sequence MKLTKLRRRLPASQKSGQPRDLFFFEGQCYRQGFRFVAGLDEAGRGCLAGPVVAAAVVFPPYLTIAGVDDSKKLSPQKREELYPQILEKAIAWGVGVVGPDEIDRMNILEASKKAMELALGYLKVPPDHLLIDGNFRITSAYPQTQIIRGDSLSFSIAAASIIAKVTRDRTMVEWQERYPQFQFSRHKGYGTKIHLKEIRTYGLTELHRKSFAPCRQISMGESPLLSISTF; translated from the coding sequence CTGAAGCTAACCAAGCTCCGCCGGCGGCTACCAGCCAGCCAGAAGTCCGGTCAGCCTAGAGATCTGTTCTTCTTTGAGGGGCAGTGTTACCGCCAGGGTTTTCGGTTTGTCGCGGGGTTAGATGAGGCAGGTCGTGGTTGTCTTGCCGGTCCTGTCGTTGCCGCCGCCGTTGTTTTTCCACCCTATTTAACGATTGCTGGCGTGGATGACTCCAAAAAATTAAGTCCGCAGAAGAGGGAAGAACTCTACCCCCAAATTCTGGAAAAGGCGATCGCCTGGGGGGTTGGGGTTGTGGGGCCGGATGAGATTGACCGGATGAATATCCTTGAGGCCTCCAAAAAGGCGATGGAGCTGGCACTCGGTTATTTAAAGGTTCCGCCGGATCACCTCCTGATCGACGGTAATTTCAGGATCACCTCGGCCTACCCGCAAACACAGATTATCCGGGGGGATTCCCTTTCTTTTTCAATCGCCGCCGCGTCGATCATTGCCAAGGTCACCCGGGACAGGACAATGGTTGAGTGGCAGGAGAGATACCCGCAGTTCCAGTTTTCACGCCATAAAGGGTATGGGACAAAGATTCATTTGAAGGAGATTCGGACCTACGGCTTAACCGAACTTCACCGGAAGAGCTTCGCCCCCTGCCGTCAAATCTCCATGGGTGAATCACCCTTGCTGTCTATTTCAACTTTTTAA
- a CDS encoding nucleotidyltransferase substrate binding protein encodes MKKLKEAIDDLEHALSFLNKAEKDDFYYSGIAKKFEICFEYAWKHFKQKANDEGFEAYSPKEAIKLAGRMGLIDNVEKWLAFLEDRNLGVHDYLGIEQNQYLKTIQSFFTEVKKLK; translated from the coding sequence ATGAAGAAGCTAAAAGAGGCCATTGACGATCTGGAGCATGCCCTCTCCTTTCTGAACAAGGCCGAAAAAGACGATTTTTATTATTCGGGTATCGCCAAAAAATTTGAGATCTGTTTTGAATACGCCTGGAAGCATTTTAAACAAAAGGCCAATGATGAGGGGTTTGAGGCCTACAGCCCCAAAGAGGCGATCAAGCTGGCCGGCCGCATGGGGCTTATTGACAATGTCGAAAAATGGCTCGCCTTTCTGGAGGATCGCAACCTCGGCGTTCATGACTACCTGGGCATCGAACAGAACCAGTATCTCAAAACAATCCAATCGTTCTTTACCGAAGTTAAAAAGTTGAAATAG
- a CDS encoding nucleotidyltransferase domain-containing protein — protein sequence MHIIDARRFEEALKEQGYPSIGALAKDLGLHRNTIHYYLSGHGVFPAAFEKLLSRLRLKPAEILIQSEESSLSPLEPIAPLISQLQEEFPSVAFVLFGSRARQKAQKYADWDIGIYAEKGLFHEIYRSMIQKKGDFEESSPYKIDLVNLNRADNDFLRQASKGSVFLGGSLTSWIALNKRSRHEEAKRGH from the coding sequence GTGCATATCATTGATGCCCGGCGATTTGAGGAGGCCTTGAAGGAGCAGGGTTATCCCTCCATTGGCGCCTTGGCGAAGGATCTCGGTCTCCATCGGAACACCATTCACTACTATCTTTCGGGTCATGGCGTTTTTCCGGCCGCCTTTGAAAAGCTCCTTTCAAGACTCCGGCTGAAACCGGCAGAAATTTTGATCCAGAGTGAAGAGTCCTCTTTATCCCCACTCGAACCGATCGCCCCCCTGATCAGTCAACTCCAAGAGGAGTTTCCTTCCGTAGCTTTTGTTCTGTTCGGTTCACGAGCCAGGCAGAAGGCGCAAAAATATGCGGATTGGGATATCGGTATCTATGCCGAAAAGGGGCTCTTCCACGAAATTTACCGGAGTATGATTCAAAAGAAGGGGGACTTTGAAGAATCTTCTCCCTATAAAATCGACCTCGTCAATCTCAACCGGGCCGACAACGATTTTTTGCGACAGGCCTCCAAGGGATCGGTTTTTCTGGGAGGGTCGCTCACCAGCTGGATTGCCTTGAACAAAAGGAGTCGCCATGAAGAAGCTAAAAGAGGCCATTGA
- a CDS encoding metal-dependent hydrolase, with translation MVKLTYFGHSCFVIEGSKGKFIIDPFLKGNPHVKVNPNEISVDAILVTHGHQDHLGDAVEISRRNHAPVIGVYELVQYCLAKGAEKGHGMNLGGSRRFDFGEVYVAPAFHSSGTADGSYAGSPCGFIIHCDNKTIYHAGDTGLSLEMTLMGELHNIDVAILPIGDNYTMGPADAAKAVEFLKPKMAIPMHYRTFPDIEQDPEEFMDKVGDLAKVKIMGFGETFEL, from the coding sequence ATGGTTAAATTAACCTATTTCGGCCATTCCTGCTTCGTCATCGAAGGAAGCAAGGGGAAGTTTATCATCGACCCATTCCTGAAAGGGAACCCTCATGTGAAGGTCAACCCGAACGAGATCTCGGTGGATGCGATCCTGGTCACCCATGGCCATCAAGATCATCTCGGAGACGCCGTCGAGATCTCCAGGAGAAATCACGCCCCGGTCATCGGGGTCTATGAACTGGTCCAGTACTGTCTGGCCAAGGGGGCCGAGAAGGGGCATGGGATGAACTTGGGCGGTAGTCGCCGTTTTGATTTCGGTGAAGTTTACGTCGCACCGGCCTTTCACAGTTCGGGAACCGCTGATGGTTCCTACGCCGGTTCCCCCTGCGGTTTTATCATCCATTGTGACAACAAAACGATTTACCATGCCGGGGATACCGGGCTCTCTCTGGAAATGACACTGATGGGGGAACTCCATAATATCGATGTTGCCATCCTGCCGATTGGCGACAATTACACGATGGGACCCGCCGATGCGGCCAAGGCGGTGGAGTTTCTGAAACCCAAAATGGCGATCCCGATGCATTACCGGACCTTTCCGGATATTGAACAGGACCCCGAAGAATTTATGGACAAAGTAGGGGATCTGGCTAAAGTAAAGATCATGGGGTTTGGGGAAACCTTCGAGTTATGA
- a CDS encoding phosphoribosylglycinamide formyltransferase has protein sequence MRLPLRLGVLVSGNGTNLQAILDAIERKKLSAEIALVISNRPEAHALQRARDKKIPIAVVTAQEYPSRESFDGKMSEQLDGKKVGLVILAGFMRILTPTFVRHYQGRLMNIHPSLLPSFPGLHAVQQALDHGVKQTGCTVHFVDEGTDTGPVILQQAVPVLDNDTEATLTERIHREEHKLYPKAIELFAQGKIRLTNRRVLISGGVL, from the coding sequence ATGAGATTACCGCTCCGACTCGGAGTCCTGGTTTCCGGAAACGGAACCAACCTGCAGGCAATCCTCGACGCGATTGAACGAAAAAAACTCTCCGCTGAAATTGCGCTCGTCATCAGCAACCGGCCAGAGGCGCACGCCCTCCAGAGGGCCCGGGACAAAAAAATCCCCATCGCCGTTGTCACCGCACAGGAGTACCCGAGCCGGGAATCTTTTGACGGAAAAATGAGTGAACAGCTCGACGGAAAAAAGGTAGGGCTTGTCATCCTGGCCGGTTTTATGCGAATCCTGACACCAACCTTTGTGCGCCATTACCAAGGACGACTGATGAACATCCACCCTTCACTTCTCCCTTCCTTTCCGGGACTCCATGCGGTACAACAGGCCTTAGACCATGGCGTCAAGCAGACCGGTTGCACCGTCCATTTTGTCGATGAGGGAACAGACACTGGACCGGTCATCCTCCAACAGGCGGTGCCGGTCCTGGACAATGACACGGAGGCCACACTGACCGAACGAATTCACCGCGAAGAACACAAGCTGTATCCCAAGGCGATCGAACTTTTTGCCCAGGGGAAAATCAGGCTCACCAACCGGCGTGTCCTTATTTCAGGAGGAGTCCTATGA
- a CDS encoding phosphoribosylformylglycinamidine cyclo-ligase, whose protein sequence is MKAPHSPYKEAGVDIDTGNRFVQKIKPFLKKTERPEVLSRLGHFAGLFQVNKLKYTNPVLVSSTDGVGTKILIAVEMNRFDTIGIDLVAMCVNDVLCLGAEPLFFLDYYASGKLDIEAAATVVRGIAKACADINCSLIGGETAEMPSIYRDGDFDMAGFTVGIVDRDQIIDGSSISIGNKIIGIGSSGCHSNGYSLVRKILKEAKASLKDHPKELKTSLGESLLMPTRIYVNTVMNLKRDFSLHGIAHITGGGLLENLPRVLPAQCRAEIRLSNWPRPPLFTWLQKEGKVEEEEMQRVFNCGIGLMLVVPAPEVEDILQRLKSLQEEAWLIGEIVERKKGEPSLSIL, encoded by the coding sequence ATGAAAGCACCTCATAGCCCCTACAAGGAAGCTGGTGTTGACATCGACACCGGCAACCGGTTTGTCCAAAAAATCAAACCGTTCCTCAAGAAAACCGAGCGTCCCGAGGTCCTTTCAAGGCTCGGTCACTTTGCCGGCCTCTTCCAGGTCAACAAATTAAAGTACACCAATCCGGTCCTCGTCTCCTCAACCGATGGGGTCGGCACCAAGATCCTTATCGCGGTGGAGATGAACCGGTTTGATACCATCGGTATCGATCTTGTTGCGATGTGCGTAAATGATGTCCTCTGTCTTGGGGCAGAACCGCTCTTCTTCCTCGACTACTATGCCTCCGGCAAACTGGATATCGAAGCGGCCGCAACGGTTGTTCGGGGGATTGCCAAGGCCTGTGCCGACATCAACTGTTCGTTAATCGGCGGTGAAACGGCCGAGATGCCTTCTATTTACCGGGACGGCGACTTTGACATGGCTGGTTTTACGGTCGGGATCGTTGACCGCGACCAGATCATCGACGGCTCCTCCATCTCCATCGGCAACAAGATTATCGGGATCGGCTCTTCCGGTTGCCACTCAAACGGTTATTCCCTCGTGAGGAAGATTCTCAAGGAGGCGAAGGCCTCCCTGAAAGATCACCCCAAGGAGTTGAAAACCTCCCTGGGGGAGTCCCTCCTGATGCCGACACGGATTTATGTCAATACGGTCATGAATCTGAAGAGAGATTTTTCCCTGCATGGGATCGCCCATATCACCGGCGGCGGCCTTCTGGAAAACCTGCCTCGGGTCCTGCCGGCCCAGTGCCGTGCCGAGATCCGGCTTTCAAACTGGCCCCGCCCGCCGTTATTCACCTGGCTTCAAAAAGAGGGGAAGGTCGAGGAAGAAGAAATGCAACGGGTCTTCAACTGTGGAATCGGCCTGATGTTGGTGGTGCCAGCCCCTGAGGTGGAGGATATCCTTCAGCGCCTGAAGAGTCTTCAGGAAGAGGCCTGGTTGATCGGAGAGATCGTGGAACGCAAAAAAGGAGAACCGTCTTTAAGCATCTTATGA
- a CDS encoding hybrid sensor histidine kinase/response regulator, which yields MTRATKKRHPPKKKNEKELKTLQKLVGQISRAKQMWQATFDSILDPVMIINQGYEIERANLASAGKSQVGIRQMIGRHCYEVFAKRDSICPGCPLASTLRIESPNEVFIDRLMPNRDFQVSSYPFGGKKSVVHHYRDVTEEKILQQKLMQNEKMVALGMLAGGVAHEINNPLGGILAFTQLAMRELEPAHAVRDDLKEIEGAAIRCKKIVENLLNFSRQTKDSDRMEVDLNEAVEKILPLLRLKFKSRGVEVQTDYEKRLPLVCGNESRIQQVVVNLLTNAFQAMPQGGIIFVKTLPASGGQVGLVVRDTGTGIRKEHLPRIFDPYFTTKAVGEGTGLGLSISYSIVVEHGGRIEVTSEWGRGSAFTVALPIARVGATGPVARTKTEGIL from the coding sequence ATGACACGGGCGACAAAAAAGCGACACCCACCCAAGAAAAAAAATGAGAAAGAGCTAAAAACTCTTCAGAAGCTGGTGGGGCAGATTTCCCGGGCCAAGCAGATGTGGCAGGCGACCTTTGATTCCATCCTGGATCCGGTTATGATCATCAATCAGGGCTACGAGATCGAACGGGCCAATCTCGCCTCGGCCGGCAAGTCCCAGGTGGGGATCCGTCAGATGATCGGCCGGCATTGTTACGAGGTTTTTGCCAAGAGAGATTCCATTTGTCCGGGTTGTCCTTTGGCCAGTACCCTGAGGATTGAGAGCCCCAATGAGGTCTTCATTGATCGGTTAATGCCCAATAGGGATTTTCAGGTCTCTTCGTACCCCTTTGGCGGGAAGAAAAGTGTGGTGCATCATTACCGGGATGTTACCGAGGAGAAGATCCTCCAGCAAAAACTGATGCAGAATGAAAAAATGGTCGCCTTGGGGATGTTGGCCGGCGGGGTGGCTCACGAGATCAATAACCCGTTGGGGGGGATTCTGGCCTTCACACAGCTGGCGATGAGGGAACTGGAGCCGGCTCATGCCGTTCGTGATGATTTGAAGGAGATTGAAGGAGCGGCGATCCGGTGCAAAAAGATTGTGGAGAACCTCCTCAACTTTTCCAGGCAGACGAAAGACTCCGACAGGATGGAGGTCGATCTCAATGAAGCGGTCGAAAAGATCCTTCCCCTCCTGCGCCTCAAGTTCAAGTCGCGCGGTGTTGAGGTGCAAACCGATTACGAAAAAAGGCTCCCTCTTGTTTGTGGCAATGAAAGCCGCATCCAGCAGGTGGTGGTGAATCTTCTAACCAACGCCTTCCAGGCGATGCCACAGGGAGGAATCATTTTTGTCAAAACCCTGCCGGCCTCCGGAGGACAAGTGGGTCTGGTTGTCCGTGATACGGGGACCGGCATTCGGAAGGAACACCTGCCCCGGATCTTTGACCCTTATTTTACGACCAAGGCGGTTGGTGAAGGGACCGGGCTTGGACTTTCGATCTCTTACAGTATTGTTGTGGAGCATGGCGGCCGGATTGAAGTGACGAGTGAGTGGGGGCGAGGGAGTGCCTTTACGGTGGCACTGCCGATTGCGAGGGTAGGGGCGACCGGCCCGGTCGCCCGTACAAAAACGGAGGGAATTCTATGA